GAAGAGGAAGTTCACGCCCAGGCGTTGGAACCGGGGCTCGTGGCCGGAGACCGCGGGTGCGATGAAGAGCCCGGTGGCGAGCCAGGCGGTCGCGATCCAGAAGATGCCGAGCTGCGTATGCCAGGTGCGCGTCACGGAGTAGGGCAGCCAGCGATCCAACGGGATGCCGTAGAAGCCACTACCCTCGACGCCATAATGGGCGGAGATCGCGCCGAGCAGGACCTGCACGACGATCAAGGCGGCGACGACCCAGAAATACTTCAAGGTCGCGCGCATCGACGGCGTCGGCTGGAGCTCGAAAAGCGGATCGCTCTCCGGGAGCACATGCGGCGCCTCGAGAGCGTTCTGGTGGTTGACACGCGCGAGGTACCAGACCATCGCGCCGATACCGGCCAGGAGCAGCACGAAGCTCGCCACCGACCAGACGACCATCGAGCCCGTGGGACGGTTCTCGATGAGCTCCTCCGGCGGCCAGTTGCTGGTGTAGGTGATTGGCTCCCCGGGGCGATTCGTGGACGTGGCCCAGGCCGCCCAGAAGAAGAACGCATTCATCCGCCGCTGGCGCTCGGGATCCTCGAGGGTGTTCCTCCGGATGGCGTAGGCATCCCGAAGCGCATCGAGCGCCGGATCATTTCCAAAGAGCGCCGTGTAGTGCGCCCCGACCTGTTGGATGGCCTCGGCGCGAAGGGATGAGACGGAGAGGGAACCGGTCGAGGGCTCGTACGTATTCGTGCGCAGCTCCTTCTTCAGGCGCTCACGCAGGACGGCCTGGGTCTCGGCGTCGAGCTCCGCGTAGGGCCTCGCCTTCTCGGCCTTCGCCCAATGGTCGAGCAGCCACGTCGCTTCGCGATGGAGCCAGTCCGCGGTCCAGTCCGGAGCGACGTAGGCGCCGTGCCCCCAGATGCTGCCCACCTCCTGCCCACCCATGGATTGCCAGACATTCTGACCGTCGCGGATGTCCTGTCCGGTGAAGAGGACCTTCCCGCCAGCCGTGACGACTTGTTCGGGTATGGGCGGGGCCTTCCGGTAGATTTCCCGGCCGTAGTAGCCGAGGACGAAAAACGAACTCAACATCACGGCCAGAAAGGCCATCCAAAGCCTGAAGTACCTCATCGGTTCATTCCCTTTCACCAGTGATTGCACCGGGGATAGCAGGGCCGGGGCACGCGTTCCTTGCGCTGCGTCAAACACCCCTCGAACTTGGAAGCCCAACCAGATGGCTTTTCCTTGAATTACCTTGATTGAGGTCCTTCCATCGATTAATCTGGGTTACTCTGGATGACAGTTCTGCTGTTCCTCGAAAAAGATTCTTTCCAAGGAGATGGAATGAATATCCTCGGTGTCGTGAAGAAGCAGGCGTTGGGGTGCGTGATGGGTACCCTCGCCGGGTTGCTCTTGTCCTCCTGCGGCCCGGGAGAGTTGTCAGACGCGAAGAGCAGCCCGGAGTCCACGGATCAGCTCGCCGCGGAGGCCGCCAGCACGATTTCCTGGAAGGGATATACGTGGCGGGTCACGAACGGAGGCATGGCCGGCGTTGCCCCCGGCAGCCCCAGCAACGTCTTCGTGGATGCGAATGGCTACCTGCACCTGAAGATCACCAAATCCGGTAGCTCGTGGACGGCCGCCGAGCTGTTCACGACGAGCAAGCTCGGCTTTGGCACCTACCGGTGGCAGATCGACGGCCCGGTGGACAAGCTGGACAAGAACGTCGTGCTGGGGCTGTTCCCCTACGGCCCCGCCGGGGGGATCGGCGGGGACGGCACCAACGAGATCGACATCGAGTACGCCCGCTGGGGCAATTCCGCCTGGCCCAATGGCAACTGGACCATCTATCCCGCTTCGGGGACAACGGTCGGCTCGAGCACCTTCAACTTCACCCTGGGAAGCACCTACACGACCTCGACCTTCGTCTGGAAGAGCGGCAACATCGCGTTCTCGTTGCAGGAGGGCTTCAAGGCGAACGGGGACACCAGCGGCCTCATCAAGAGCTGGACCTACGCGCCGTCGAGCCCCACCACGAACATTCCCCAGCAGGCCCTGCCGCTGGGCATGAACCTGTGGTGCTTCGGGGCGCCGCCCTCGAATGGCCAGAACGTCGAGATCATCATCCGCGACTTCCAGTTCATTCCCCAGTAATCGGGCCGATCGTCACGGTGAACCCGGAGGGTTGGAGACGAGCCTCCGGGGGGCGGGGAAGGTGAACGCGACCCAGGCCACCGCCACGCCACAGAGGGCCGCCGCGAGCGTGAAGTGCCAGGCGTAGCCGAGCGCCTGGGCGCTGAAGCCACTCACGGCCGCGGCGCCTCCGGTGGCCATGACGACGAGCGAGGCCTGCACCGTGTAGTCGGACGCGGCGTGCTCCGCGCGGCACAGGCCCATCATCCCCGTGAAGAGCGCCGCGGTGGCCATGCCACTGGTGAGGTGCTCCACGCCACACACGAGCGTGAGCACCGCGAGGCCCGCCCCCCTACTCGCGGCCAGGGCATAGAGCAGCACCGCACCGGCCTGAAGGGTGCCGAAGACGAGCAGCGCGCGCCGCTGCCCCAGCCGATGGACGAGTGCCCCTCCCACGAGCGCGCCGAGCAGCCCGGTGGTGAAACCCACGAACCCGAGCATCCAGCCCACCTGAGACAGGCCCAGCCCCGCGTCGACCAGGAAGGTGCGCAGCATTCCCGTCGCCAGGCTCTCCCCCGCCTTGAAGAGCACGAGCAGGATGAACCACGTGCCGGCACCCGGGCGGCGCACCCAGTAGAGCAGGGCCTCGCGCAGCCAGCGCCCCAGGCTCCCCTCCGCGCTCCGCGGCTCGCGCGAGGGGGACTCACGGAAGAGCGCCACCGGCACCGTGGCCACGAGCAGCAGCACTCCCAGGCTCACCAGGGTGGGCCGCCAGCCCAGCGCATCGAAGATGAGCAGCATCAACCCGCCGCCGACAATCATCCCCACCCGGTAGCCCGCCACCTGGATGCCGTTGCCCCAGCCCAGCTCCTCGGGCTCGAGCAGGTCCACCGCGAGCCCGTCCGTGGCCACGTCCTGCGTGGCCGCCAACAGGTTGACGAGCAGCATGGCCACCAGGAGCGTGGGCACGCTCGCGCTCCCCTCGGGCAGGGCGAGCCCCAAGAGCAGCGCCGCCGACAGGAACTGGAGCGGGAGGATGTAGCCGCGCCGCCGTCCCAGCCGCTGCGAGCCGTACCGGTCCATCACCGGGGCCCAGAGGAACTTGAGCGCCCACGGCAGCGCGAGCAGGTGGGCCAGTCCGATGGCTGGCAACGACAGGCCCTGCTTGCGCAGGAGCACCGGGAGCGCCTGGGTGAAGAAGCCAAAGGGCAGCCCCTGCGAGAAGTAGAGACTCGTGAGCAGTCCGAGCTTCATGGAGGACTTCAGCGCGGTCTTCATGGGCCCCTGTTTCCTGGTTGGTCGACCAACTTATAGAACCCGGGAGGAACGGCGTCAACAGCGGGCGGCCCTGGGTCAGGTAGGGAAAAGCCCGTAGTGGAGTCGACCGCGTCTATTCTCCCAGCCCTTCCTCCGCTCTCCGCTTGCGTCGCTCGTGGAGCCGCTCAACACGAGAGAAAGGGAACAGGGCGCGGTGATTGATGTTCCGGTAATACACCGCGAGGTAGTGCTCGCCGCCAATCTGTATAACGGTCTGGGCCGGGGGCTCGGCCTGACCGTTGAACCAGATGTCCGCATCCTCACGCGTGTTGAACGTCACCCCCGCTGGAGGCAGGCCGTCCCTCATCATCTCCTCGAGGTGGTATTCAAGATCGGGAGCTGGGACGAGCGAGCAACGCGTTCCATCACGAGAAGAGAGGACGACGTGGTATTTGTCCGCGATCAGCACCAGGGCCAGATCGGGTGGCTTGGATTGGGTCCTGAGCCAGGCGTCCGCTTCGTCACGCGTGTTGAAGGCGGCGATGACCCGGTGGGGGGCGTTGGCTTCGACGTCCTTGAGGTAGCTCTCGAACTCATACGACTGACCATTCCTCCAGACGAACCAAAGCGCTTCAATGGCGAGGAGAAGCAACTTCTTCTCCTCCGGTGACTGCGCGTTTTCACGGTTCTTGCCGAGGAGTTCCTGCGCTTCGAGGATCTGGTCAAAAATTGTCACGGCGCCACCGCCGCGATGGAGGGCTCGTGGACAACTTCCGATGAAGCCATGACCGCCACTGGAATCAAGGCAATGATGGCTCCTGGGGGAAAGGCCACGATGAAAGCAATTCCCGCGACCACGACAACGCTTCCCGCCAGGACTTCGTCGCGATGGCGCTTCAACCAGTCAATCGCCGGGGCCGCGGCCGAAAACTCCCGGGGACGAAGATTCTGCAATTCCTCGCAGTCACGATAGGGCTGCCAGCAGCCCTTCCCGCAATACTCCCTCTTGGCTCCAGCCGAGGTGATGTGCGCGTAGTCTGCCGAAAGAGGCCGCTCCATACACGTATCGATGCAGTCGTTGAATTCCTCATGGCAATCTCGCTGGCGAGCAACCGCGAGAATGATCCGCCTGGATGTCCTTTCAGCGCGTGGTTGGAGACCGAGTCGCGACAAGTCGAACTCCTCGACGGGACGCCAGTCGTGCGTGACGCGACCGCGAGGGGTCTCCTGAATGACGAGCACGTACCGATTGAGTTCTTCAACGGCTGGAGATACACCACCGCCCGGCATCTCCACGGCCCCATCGGAGCCCGCGTCATTGGTCGGCTCCAGAGTCGCCGGTCCCGATGCGCAGCCGGACACGAGCACCCCCAGGACGACCACCGTCCCCAGGCTCAGGTTGTAGTTCGATCGTTTCATGCGAAAGACACTACCGACGCAAGACGGCAACGCAAAAGCGGAAAGCAAGCTGGACTCTCCACTAGCGTGCCCCGAAACACCTGGAGCCCCCGCGTCCGACGGGCTCCCTACCCGTGGGATGGATCGTGCGAGACGCCGCGCCCCTCTGTGACAACGCCCCCTCGCGCAGGCGGGCCCTGGCCGAAGCGGCGCTCGTGCTCGCCACCGTGTTCCTCCCGGCCAACCTCGCCGATTTCGGACGCGGGGCGCTGATCACCGCCACGGCCCTGCTGGCCCTCTGGGGGCTCGCCCTGCTGCATCCCTGGACGCAGTGGCGTGCGGGACAGCGGAGACGGGCCGTGGGCACGCTGCTCTTGTGGCCCCTGGCGCTCGGCGCCTCGCTCGGAAGCGCCTGGTTCATGGAGCGGCCCACACCGCCCCCCCGCCTCGGGGTGAGCCACGCCCGGCCCGCCTCCGGCGCGGGCATCGAGCTCACCCTCGTGAAGCCGGGACTGCCAGCCGACGGACGGCTGCAAGTGGGCGATCGCATCCTCGCCGTGGACGGCACGCCCCTGTCCACGAGCGAGCCCGAGCTGGACTTCCAGACGCGCGTGAGCGAGGCCGGAGGCGGCCAGTCGACCACCCTCCGCTTCACCCTGGAGCGCGCGGGCGAGACGCGCGAGGTGAGCGTCCCCGTGGGCCCCGCCTCGCCCAAGACCCGGCCCTTCCAGGGCGAGGCGATGACCTGGCTGTGCGTGCGAGCGCTCGGGATGAGCCTGCTCGTGGCCCTGCTGCTGTGGCGCAATGGCCAGGGGCCCGCCCAGGTGGGGCTCGTGCGCGAGGGGCTGGGGCGCGAGCTGCTCTGGGGCCTGCCCGTGCTCGTCGGCACGTATGCCGTCCATATCGCCGCCTCCCTGCCCCTGGCCTTCCTGGGCGCGCTCCTCCACCTGTCCGGCAAGGAGATGGCCGCGCGCAAGGAGGTGGCCACCGGGCTCGTGGAGACGGGGCTGGGCGTGCCCGCCTTCGCCCTGATGATGGTGCTCGTCACCGGCTTCGAGGAGCTCACCTTCCGGGGCTTCCTCGTGCCGAGGCTCCGGGTGGTGCTGGGC
Above is a window of Cystobacter fuscus DNA encoding:
- a CDS encoding glycoside hydrolase family 16 protein, which encodes MNILGVVKKQALGCVMGTLAGLLLSSCGPGELSDAKSSPESTDQLAAEAASTISWKGYTWRVTNGGMAGVAPGSPSNVFVDANGYLHLKITKSGSSWTAAELFTTSKLGFGTYRWQIDGPVDKLDKNVVLGLFPYGPAGGIGGDGTNEIDIEYARWGNSAWPNGNWTIYPASGTTVGSSTFNFTLGSTYTTSTFVWKSGNIAFSLQEGFKANGDTSGLIKSWTYAPSSPTTNIPQQALPLGMNLWCFGAPPSNGQNVEIIIRDFQFIPQ
- a CDS encoding head protein, producing the protein MTIFDQILEAQELLGKNRENAQSPEEKKLLLLAIEALWFVWRNGQSYEFESYLKDVEANAPHRVIAAFNTRDEADAWLRTQSKPPDLALVLIADKYHVVLSSRDGTRCSLVPAPDLEYHLEEMMRDGLPPAGVTFNTREDADIWFNGQAEPPAQTVIQIGGEHYLAVYYRNINHRALFPFSRVERLHERRKRRAEEGLGE
- a CDS encoding MFS transporter, whose amino-acid sequence is MKTALKSSMKLGLLTSLYFSQGLPFGFFTQALPVLLRKQGLSLPAIGLAHLLALPWALKFLWAPVMDRYGSQRLGRRRGYILPLQFLSAALLLGLALPEGSASVPTLLVAMLLVNLLAATQDVATDGLAVDLLEPEELGWGNGIQVAGYRVGMIVGGGLMLLIFDALGWRPTLVSLGVLLLVATVPVALFRESPSREPRSAEGSLGRWLREALLYWVRRPGAGTWFILLVLFKAGESLATGMLRTFLVDAGLGLSQVGWMLGFVGFTTGLLGALVGGALVHRLGQRRALLVFGTLQAGAVLLYALAASRGAGLAVLTLVCGVEHLTSGMATAALFTGMMGLCRAEHAASDYTVQASLVVMATGGAAAVSGFSAQALGYAWHFTLAAALCGVAVAWVAFTFPAPRRLVSNPPGSP
- a CDS encoding type II CAAX prenyl endopeptidase Rce1 family protein, which codes for MRDAAPLCDNAPSRRRALAEAALVLATVFLPANLADFGRGALITATALLALWGLALLHPWTQWRAGQRRRAVGTLLLWPLALGASLGSAWFMERPTPPPRLGVSHARPASGAGIELTLVKPGLPADGRLQVGDRILAVDGTPLSTSEPELDFQTRVSEAGGGQSTTLRFTLERAGETREVSVPVGPASPKTRPFQGEAMTWLCVRALGMSLLVALLLWRNGQGPAQVGLVREGLGRELLWGLPVLVGTYAVHIAASLPLAFLGALLHLSGKEMAARKEVATGLVETGLGVPAFALMMVLVTGFEELTFRGFLVPRLRVVLGHWYVAVGVAAVLFGLGHVYEGTLAVVQTAVLGTWFGLVFVHRTRLPSVMMAHAAFNTLNFTLMLWLQRSGLLEKLTQLAPR